A stretch of DNA from Rhizoctonia solani chromosome 9, complete sequence:
GGTATTTTACTCCTGTGCACCTTAGGGCCTATCTAAGTAAAACATGAAGCAAGAGCCACATCCACAAAACACTGAGACATAATGTGCCAGAGGGAGGAGACCCAAAGTTGTCACTGCTCcattccccccccccccccttggGAGAAGGCTAAGAGTACTCATTACCCCTTGCTTGGCTAGCCAAGACATACAAGATCAAGGGCAGGCCCTCTTGGGTGTGGAGAGTGTTACAAAGGCTGGCTGGGCTGAACTACTACAATAATACTCAGGCTTTTGCTCATTGTACCTAGGCTTTGACCACTAGACTCCAGATCTCCAGCTTGTTGACTGTTGACATGGTCAATGATGCTTTCCTCCCAGCATGAAGTGCAGCATGCAAAGGCACCATGTATCAAAGAACTTGCCAGTTGTCTTATCCAAAGTGACCTTTACTCCCATCAACTACCTGACCTACATGACATCTTTTGTACTAGAATTTCAACATTAGCTTGCATCAGGCACATGGATGATAAAATAAATTTTCCTTCAGAAAATGTGTTGAAGCTCATAGATGTGCCTTCAGTTATGAGCTCCACCTGGGATAATTCATGAGTAAACTAGCAGGTTGACCATCTAGAGATGTATTGGGACACTTGGTTGGACATCTTTCATTTTTTCCAGTTTTCCCCTTTTTTACTCCCCTCTGAGTTGATCTAGTTTTGGCTCTATGATTTCATGTGACAGCTTATCCTTGTTGGCTTTGCCATCCTATCTCATACTGCCCCAACCCCAGTATCTTTGTCCTATTTTGTGGTTATCTCATGCTTAGTCAActttggtatcaatcattaCTAATTCTTTGTCAGCTATTGCATCTCACTTCCCTTCTGCCCTCCCTTTCATATATATCACTTTCCTGTGACAGTTACCATCTGTTTTCAGTTCCTACCAGATGTATGAATGGTCATCATCTTTCCCTCTATACTGTGGGAAATTTAGTGCAGTATATTTGGTCCAGGTCCATTGCCCTGTGCCAACATAACCTTTCTCTGTTGTTTTACACTTTTAGTACCCTGACCTATGAGTGATGATGTGACCCATACAGCATGATACACAGTCACTCAAGGCCCTTCAGCTCTTAGTTGCCATTCAAGATCCACTGTCCTGATTTGCTGTCTCCATGACATTATACTTGGAAGAATTTTACCCCTAGTTTGAAGTACATATGTCTGTATATGCTTATACAACATGTGATACAGGGcttgtgtcatgaccttcattggcatgacatgaatttttactattttctatcttttttctgagacagtttccttttttggtatatattcatgactcatcaagatcatgtgacatatttgatatatgatgtgaaattgtaaatgacttgttatttagtactgttgtttttgatgtggctttcttcatgtatataacccaggtcaagttgctgctagaacagcaagacttgacctctttgtcattTCATCCTCATGTCTTACCTACCCTTAACCCAGGCCCTtgttggccataagtgctCATTACTATAtatcataacccaggcccttgttgccctctaccctacatCACTACCACTGGGCCCTAGCCACCCCTCTAccttctcatagtccattggtgatagggccatggactttaaacccccttgtaccataggtccaagctgagttgcaACAGCTGGAACATGGGCAATATGAGATAAAGTACTGCATGCTCAGCTATAGACACATGCACAATATAcagggtttatatacattgTTACATGAGAAAAACTGGTTGAATGTTGGTGGGAACCAGCACTTGGGGGTGTGGCCACTACAAGGTAATTGGGagggctatactactgctgCTGGCTACTGTAATTGAGGGGCTCATGGCCCAATAGCTATCTGCTGATTGATAGTGGACTTCATTGTTCTCACACCAATTGATGACTACTAAAACTTGTTTGCAGTGGCAGATAGGGTAAATTAAATCAATGAGATGTCTAAGATTAGTCAGGAGCAATGACACATTATCAACACTGATGACAAGTTGTAAGAGTAAGCATGGTGATGATTGCTTAGTAAGCAACCTTACAACACAGCCACAATGTCACAACTtggcttggacctatggtgcAAGTGGatttaaagtctgtggccctatcaccaatggactgtAGGAATGGGTAAGGgccaacaaaggcccaagggttTATgatatgggtagagggcaatgATAGCCTGGTTAGTGGTTCTTAGTTAGGTGCACTAATGGCTAActaagggcctgggcaaaggggtAGGTAAGAGCTGGTGAtggattgacaaagaggtcaagccTTGCTGGTTTAGCAGTGGCTTGACCctgcttatatacatgaaagaagccacatcaaaaacaacaacaaagcatGAGTCCTTTGCATTTTCACATTGTATATCCAATacatcacatgatcttgatgacaCATaaatataccaaaaaaggaaactgtcctgaaaaaaggtagaaaatactAAAAAAATCATGTTGTGCCAATGAAGATCATGACAGAACTactgtcatgtgattgtgccAGTGCTCCTTGTGTTTACTGACTagttgtcataaacagaggaaaatagagctagctggaattgaaccagcttgaccactaagccatagagccctattattcctctgctgacaacccatgattacacctgctacccccaaatttgggcttgggccagcatgcaaccacttgtactggtcatgtgaccacgTCCAGAACACCTAAGGACTCTCTCCATTGGAGTTAGATACCTCCatgctgccttaagtggttcaGTCAGTAACTTAGCCTTACATAGTAGacccagtgtagtagtacagctgCAAGCACctcccactagcaagtaaccCATCTTACAGCTTGGTTACAACATGCATCTCTGCCCAGATGGGTGGGAAGTCAAACTCTGCAAGCTCAACCTGCTAGGAGATTTTGGCAATGTTCTGGATGATCTACAAAACAGTTTCCACATTgttgccattggccaagtAAAACACACAGTTTTACATGACAACCATAACTCAGCCCAGGCTAGACCCATCATTATCCTAGAATACATTGAAGCCAAGTTATCTAAAGTCAGATACTCTGGCTCTTATAACCAAGTTACCCCAGAGCAATTAATTTGCCTATTTTTGGCTGCTCCCTTTGAGGTTGTCAACAAGCCATCTGTGCTGGGCAAATTTAGGATCATACAGGGTTTTTACTTCCCACATAGCAAGTTGTTGTTGTCTATAAAGGCTCAAATCAATGCAAGCAATTTCCCATGTACCTGGGGATTCTTCCATAACTTTGCCAAAATTGTCACTGCAGCCCCCAAGGATCTCTTGCAGCAACCTGTGATACTGACACAGCCTGCTGCCAAATCCCTATACACCAAGACAACTGGGTCCATGTGGTTGTACATTGGGCAGGCAATTTTATGCAGATGTCAGAGTGCAATTTGACACAGCTAGCTCCAACAGCATTTTTGCTGGATGCAGCAACTCAATGGACATCATTTATGCTTGACAGGGTTTCAGCACAATCCTCAAGTGGGTGCACAATTATCATTTCCTCCAGCCCCCCCCCCAGGAACTGCCAGCAGGGTGGGCCCAGATGTTTTTGGCAATGTTGCCAAGTTTTACAACCTTGCTGGCAACCTTGGCTAGCCCTGGCAATTTTCCATAATTATTACCTTCAGTCACTTGCTCACATACTTAGGCTTTACCTGGGACATTCTATCAAAATTTTTCTTGATTCTGTGCAAAAAAAACAGCTAAAACACTTAGGAAGGCTATGCAACTAGCTGAGCACATCTAAGGTATCACTCAAGGAGACCTAGGTGATCATTGGCTTGTTGATCCATTGCTTGGTAGTCATCCTGGAGGCCCAACCCATGCTTGCTGGACCAATAGGCTCATCCATATCATTCCCACATGCCAATCAAAAATGTCTCATTGGAAAACTGCTTAGTATACCAGCCTGATGCAATGTGAAATGTTAGTTGGATATCCTTGATGTCAAGAATGTTGGCTCCATTGTAAAGTCACCCCCATCAGAGTCAGCCTTATCCATTTATACTGACACATCTCCTTTGTTTGGTTTTGGGGTTGTCATAAATACCAAATGGGCCTTGTGAAAAATGACCAAGTAGTAAAAACAAGAAGGGGGGGGACCTTGACTGGGGCAAGGCAATGGTGTTCAAGCTAGCCATACTTTGGCTCATCCTTGATGTACATCACATTGCAGTCACTATCCACTGCAATAATCAGGGAGTGGTTTTTGCATGCAAAGCCAGCTGCTGTTGGAGCTCCCAACAGAATGATATGTTAGCACACATCATGGCCTTGTGCTGTCCTGGACTTGGTCAAAcagaccagtacaagtgttGTGAGCttcacctcctgacatgggTGCTGGTTTTTTTGCTCTCTAGTCCCCTACTAGCATGTATTTAAAGAATCCTCCTTCTGCTTGATCTGCATCCATCTGATCTGTTTGTATGTTTCCTCTCTCCTTTGTTTGTGTCCTTCCTGCTTCTCTTCCCCTTCCTTGCACTTAGTCTGTTATGCTCCCATCAGTTacaccattggatttgcctcatttttctaatatttgtactattttttacaaaccccTTAGCTCTACTTTtctgatcatgtgatcttggtgcttaccaAGTCAAGATGCCAcaccaagacctgccaagacGCTGTGCCAAGGATGCATAGATAACAAACACACTTTTATGCAGTCTgaagcatgcttcctttttcacattCAACTTCTGTTTCCCACACCTTATCATATTGTAAATAGTCCTCTCTAGTGTATATAAACTTGCACCCAAAAGGATTGAGCCACATGAactcaaatcaatgatgcTCATGTGTCACCtgcacaattgagaatttgtttacaaAGTAATAGTAGagtatgtagatacagtagtatagaacatatagACAGAGTTTTAGATTtaaactaagtctccttgtggagatatgcatgagcaaaatttttgggctggctcattctttttgatcactttacATAAGCTACCTGGTCCTCCCTCATTGATTGCCATTTACCACCTCTTTTTACACTTGAACACCTGCCAAAAATGCACAAACAGCTCAATACACTAGCCCCAAGACCaaggctcagataattgcACTGAAAAAGCTTGaatactcagattgggctattgttcagcttttgcaacctGAGACTCAGGTTTCTCATGCTACTATTGGTTgtatctgggccaagtatggacttacCAACTGCCCACTCAATTGAGATAATCCCATTCCTGGATACCCACAAAAATTAACCCCTAGCAACATTAGATTTGCTGCTTTGGCCCTAGCTTAGAGTAGagtaccaacagcagcaaacaTTAAACAGCAATACTTTCCTACTGTTGGGTCCCCTACCCTCTGCTGCTACCTccaagagctgggtttacAACTGTACAAACACTGCCAAGTGCCCCTGCTAACTTAATGGCATAGAAAATCCTGTTGCATGTGTGCCCACAGTTGAATATTCTGGCCATAATCACACTGGGATGACATtgtcttcttggacaaagtcagaatcaagttatttggggcCAACAGCAgccaatattactggaggcAACCTAGTGAGTCCCCATGTAATCCCAaatacaccaaaaagacaatatctcatggtggCAGGTGTATTttcatttgggggtgcattacCCAAGAGGGAGTCAGGTGATTGTACCATATACAATGCAAGCTGAATGCCCTgggatacattgaaatccttggggatgccttctttggaaccctTGCCAACCATAAAATCACCCTGTTTGACATTATATTccagcatgaccaagattcaaagcatacagccaggctgacacaaCATTGGCTTCTCAGTTGGGGTATTAACAACCTCCCATGGCTGTCAAGAAGCCTGGATTTGAATATAATTGAGAATGTCAGGTGGCATCCAAAGGAGTGCATGCATACTCACCAACCTTCTGCTTTAAATAAAGAAGAATTGTGGAAAATAGTGAAGGACAAGtggaaacaaatttccccaaaatgtattggcaatttgtatgattcattacTGTGTTGAGTACTGGCTGTGTCTTTagctaaaggtggaaacaccaagtactaaaatttgtatccaaattattccattttgcatgtcattttgggtgcatgTGTGCAGTTGCAGTTGCAGTTTGAAAAAcaatcaaaaagaatgagccagcccaaaaattttgctcacacatatctccacaaggagacttagtttaAATCTAAAACTCTGTCTATATGTtatatactactgtatctacatactctactattacattgtaagcaaattctcaattgtgcaGGTGACACATGAgcatcattgatttgagctcacatggctcaatctttttgggcacaaGTGTAAATCACAGGAAacttgcttggagatcccaagttgattttaccttgtctaccaTCACAGACAGGGTTCAGAGGTTCAGTAGTAGTGTTGGGTCCATAAGACCTTTAAATGACTCAGTAGTTACAGTACTGAGAAGCTCACTGGCCTTAGGCTCTTCCTCATCATAGATAGCAGTCCCCACATTGCCTTGAGTGGTCCCTtctcagtagtatagccttctAGTTAGTTTaccttgtagtagtacagcctcaaGTGCCCACCACTAGTaagtgaccaaccttacagttgggtcacaacattgtaaaattgacttttgtaggcttgatttgACAACAAGAAGACTCCCTGttctagcacaagggaaaacaagtAATAGGATCATTTGGTGATAATTATCAAAACACCACCTATCTCACTtggtaccaaattgctataaggcagacaagTTCTGATTGCCTGCATACCATGTGTTTTGCTGGTACACAGTAGCtagcaaccttagtcagctgaaacacctgcTTGTGGCAAACCTGCtaatatcacaattgccagatctgttgatttgttgtagggaccaTCCAatgctaggtgcttgacacAAATGTTTAGCAACCACACACTACAAAAaactgctcataagtcctgtcacaggcactATCCACCCATACCTTAGCTCATCATTTCATCCACATGCTCTGACatccctcacccctactcctgTCCCTCAGTTGCTCAAGCCAACATTTCTTGGcagcccactcccaaccaccctgtTGCATCCCATCTCCCTCTCCAGAACACCTGTccagaatggaaccagagccaaccCTTAGGGTCCTTATGGACATCATCCAAGCCCTTACCatccaagttgggtcccttcaggaccaagtcaagtctcAAGACAAACAACTTGCCCAAATCCTCACCCTATCAAAAGAGACAAATAACTTTGTCTGTTCCACCCCATCTGGAGATCAGGGACCTACaactcagaggaagaagaggaaacaAGGGtcaaaaaagagccttgcTCAATGTCTTGGGGTCTAACCTTGCTCACCCCCTTCCAGGATGTTACACTCCCTtcacatataccactggaattgcctgaattttctgatatttctactattttttccgaacttgttatctcatgtttttcaatcacgtgatcttggcgcttattatgccaagatgctgcgccaagatgccgtgccaagggcgcttatgagaaatccacgcttctgcacagcctgcagcatgcttcttatttcatacaAACACTTCTTTCTaccatgcacagaccatgtatatactcttgcctttgtctatataaacaacaggaaaattgcttggaaaccccaagtcaattttaccttgtctcatatccattgaggaggcaccccagccagctaagtagccggccccctagtagttcagaagttaaccccttTACCTGTGCTCATTGCACCTCCTGGGCTCAGCCCCCTTTGCCAACAGTAGATAGATAGTAGTTgccataagcaacttagtcAGTAGTGGTtaagccttagatagttagattacataagcagtgtagtagtagtatggccacaagcacccatctcactagcaagtacccaccttacagtggtgtacaacacaggAAGAAGCAAGCACCAAATGTCCCAAGATGGAGCTCCCAGATCCTTATAAAGGAAGCACCAGGGGACAGAAGGCCACTCAATGGCTTGACAGAATGTTCCTTTGGGTAGCTCTACATTGTCACCAATTTGACAAAGTAGAGcagatggtggtatggatcCTATACCACACAGAAGACAAGGCagctgtcctggacatggtcaagACAGACCAGTACAaatggttgcatgctggcccaagcccaaatttggtgggtagcaggtgtaatcatgggttgtcagcagaggaataacagggctctatggcttagtggtcaagctggttcaattctggctagttcttttttcctctgtttatgacagcaGCCAACTAGGCACTCCCCCTCATCAATAACATCATAAAGGGAGAAGGGTCAGCCCCCAAAAACATCCAGGCCTTAGGAGTATACttcaaggaagcctttgccaacCCAGACACAAAATGGGCTGCTGTGCAAAAAATTGCCTCCCTTGCCCAGACCACATCCACAGCAGAATATGTCCCAAAGCTCTGCAAACTTATAGGAGAACTAGACTGTAACAAGGAAgcatacattgcccagtttacaAGGGGTCTTCATTGGAAGGTCAAAGAGCTCCTGTCTACTAAATACAACATCCCTgaagagctcaaagccatcttTGTGGTGGCTATCAAAATAGACAATACCTGCTGCAAGAATGAAAAGAACTGCCCCAAGTCCAAAGGCAAAACCCTGATCACAgcaaccacctccaccaccactaccacacATTAGGTCTGCTaatcagaagaccccaactATGTCACACCCAAGGAGAGGGATTGCTGCCAAGCATCTGGGCTATGCATCAAATTCAGACAGAAGGGTCACAGGATCAATCAGTGCCCTAAcagctggaaagccacaatccAAGAGGCAGCTAAGATGGCTGAGGacaaattgggaaaagaataaGGTCAAGGACTACTGCCAAGCCTTTGACCCCATCTATAGACATGCATGTATCAGagtttgaatttgtatctattGCTCaagactcaaataaaaaaaacCTCTACTCTTCATGGACCTACACATGCATGACTACCCAGCAGAAACCCTCCAAACCCTAATCAACTCCAGAGCCACCTCAAATTTCATATCACCTTGTATTGttgaaaaactcaaaatcccaaaatccctactcaaaaatccacaagtagtgagaatgttagacaGTACAATCTCCCTGACTGGTTCTATTTGGGACCAGGTACAACTTGcagttttggccaatggtcATTCACACTCCATCCCCTTCCTTTTTTgtcccattggcaacacacCTGCcatcctaggcatgacatggttaacccAAGAATCCCCTctcattgactggcaacagggaatAGTTACCTTCCCCAAATACTCCAACATTGcattggaagaggaagccaaTCCAAGTCCCACAAACAATCTTCCAATTCAATATCACAAATTTGCCAGTGtctttggagaagaggagttcAAAGTCCTACCCCTGCATTGAGACTATGACATTGCCATTGATCTGGTACCCAATGCCAAACTAAACCCCAGTCCAATATACAGAATGACTGATGCAGAATCAGCAGCCCTCAAAACCCACATAGAGGAAGAACTGGCCACTGAATAAATCAGGCCAAGTACCTCCCCTACCAGAGTGCTGGTTATGTTTGTGAAAAAGGCCAATGGATCACTACAATCAGTAGTGGACTACAGGCAATTGAATGAGGCAACCCTACAAAACATCTATCCCCTTCCCCAGCAAGAGAACCTAATGGCCAAGCTATGTCATGCTAAAATGTTTACCAAACTAGACCTTTGATGGGGATATAACAATGTATGCATCAGGGaaggagacaaatggaaaacagccttcaggAGCAAATATGGCttatttgaatacttagTAATGCCTTTCAgtctcaccaatgccccagctGTGTTCtaacactttatgaacaactTATTCAGGGACTTCATAGAGATAACAGTAGTCATATACCTGGACAACATCCTTATTTTCTCTGAaaaccccaaggaccaccctGGTCATGTAAGGGAAGTCTTGTCAAggttaatgaagaaccagccTTTTTGCAAACTCTCAaaatgtcacttccatgTTACCACTGTCAATTACCTGGGAATTGTCATCTTCCCCAAAGGCTTCTCTACAGATCAGATAAAGGTAGAAGCAGTTACATCCTGGCTGACCCCTAGAACAGTTAAAGAAGTCCAGGCATTCTTGGGATTTGTAAACTACCTGCAATGCtgcatccccaacttcagcacAGTTGCACAACCCCTACACAACTTAACCAAGAAGGACACCCCATGGTCCTGGGACACAGCAACAGAAGAAGCCTCTCAGGAACTTGAAACCTTGGTTACAAACAGCCCAGTTTTAATCTGCTCAAACCCCAAACTCCCCTactaccttgaaacagatgCTTCTGAAgttgccatgggagcaatcctGAGCCAAAGAAGCTCCAATGGTTGACTACATCCcattgcctacatgtcaaaatccCTTAGTGGTGCAGAAGCTAACTACAAcccccacaacaaggaactattggcaattattAAGGCACTTGAGGAATGGtatatcttcttggaagcaacaCACTCCCCCATCCAAGTCTTTATGGATAACAgaaacttggaatattggatgaaTGCAAGAAACTACAACCAAAGACACACACAATGGCAGATTTTCCTAAGTGATTttaactttgagatccattaCCAACTGGGtaaacaatcagggaaaccagatgcattGTCAAAAAGATTGGACTACAGGGACTTGGAACAGGAACCAGAAGTAATACCACCTCTGGAGATTTTTGCACTGTATACCCCAAAGGTACAGACAGTCCAAGCCCTAAAGTCCAAGCCTTAGGGTATGGATGTCTCTTAAGTAGAAAACACACCCTTGGGTTTGGACCTTTGGCAAAATCCAACCCCAGGAATATCCAGACCCAGGGGCTGGCTATTTAATATGGGAATTGTCTGGACCCTGGCACTGTTCCTAGTGCTCATGAATACTTGCAGTCTGCTGCCAAGGTATGGATACCCAGCTGGTATCTGAGCCTGGGGTGCAGAGATACATGGTGCAAGGAGACTGAGAAACAACAGAAGCATGCAAAAAAGGATACATGAAATCATCAAAGAAAATACAGCAAGTTTGAGACACAGAGTCAAGGTTCAAAGACAGAAACAAGTAAGGAAACAGTGAGAAAGAGAAGAAATAAATGATTGAGAGCAAGTTGCAAACCAGCCTTGGTTACTTGTTTTTGGCTAAAGCCTGTGTTTTCCTGCAAGAATACTATATCAGTACCCAAAATCCAATGTTCTAAGTCTCTTACATTGGAACAGTCTTGCTCAAATCAGATTTGTTGACCATTTCCAACTTGGCTGCATGTGAAGTTGCAGCCAATAAATCCTGTGGTGGTGGGCAGGGCTTTGGCACTGAATTGAATGACTTGGAGACAGGATCAACAACAATATTCAAAGCTGCCATGGCTTTGGTTGCAGTCAAGGCAGAAGCAGGGGCTACAGCAGCAGGTTTCTTCTTTATCTTTGCACTTGCACTCTCCAGCTGCAAGACTTTGTCTTGGCAGTTCTGCACCCACAAGTTTGAGTGCCTGAACACCTTGCACCAATCTCCAGTGAGACTTTTTGTGCTCAAGAAGAAAGTTAACTTACTTTCCCTTTGGCCTGTACTACTGGACACCAAAATTATCCAGACACTACCACATGACAAATTTGCTTTCTCTTCACAATGTCCTCTGACCCCCCTTGTTGCAGCAAGGAGGTTTCTCAGCTTGATCAAGCTTGCATTTTGGCACTAAATGAGGAAGGAAAAACATACAGATACATAGAAAAACATACTGGTGTTCCTAAGTCTACAGCTTACAATATTGTAACTAGTTACTACAAGTACAGGCCTGCTGACCCTCAACCCCATCTTGGCCACCCACCTTTCCTATCCCCTGCAACTCAGCACCAAATTGTACACCACCTCCATATCTACCCACTCAAAAATTATGGGGCTATTGCTGAGCTTGTTGGGTCAGTTATTGAATGTCAAGTTCAGCATGTGGCCAAACACAACCACCTCCAATGCTTTGTTGCCTGCCAGAAACCATATCTCAAACCTAAAATGATGGAGGCACAGTGTAATTGGGCTGGAGACAACACAAATAGGAATTGGGACTGGGTTGCTTGGGTTGACAAGACCACCCTTAACACTGGGGAACAGCTGGAGCAACCAAGAGTAACTGGGAAGAAGGGAGAAGTATACCTCCCCAAATACATGGTGCCAACATTCCATAGTGGTTGCCAGGGCCTTACCTTATGGGGCTGTATTGCACACAGAAAAAGGGGGATCTGTTTTGGCTTGAGTTGTTCCCTTGGGCTGTTGGGAAGAATGGGCATGTGAGTGGTGGGGGACTCACTTCTGAAGGATATGCCAAACAGATTACCAATGGCCCGCTCAACCAATTTTTAGCTGATCTAGAGGTTGAGCAGGGTCACAAAATTCTGGTTGTGGAAGATGGGGCAGCTGCACATAGGGGTATAGCCGCACAATGCGCTCAAAAAGAGCTTGGGATAGAACAACTACCCCACTCATCAAATGCCCCTGATCTTAA
This window harbors:
- a CDS encoding reverse transcriptase domain; amino-acid sequence: MHLCPDGWEVKLCKLNLLGDFGNVLDDLQNSFHIVAIGQVKHTVLHDNHNSAQARPIIILEYIEAKLSKVRYSGSYNQVTPEQLICLFLAAPFEVVNKPSVLGKFRIIQGFYFPHSKLLLSIKAQINASNFPCTWGFFHNFAKIVTAAPKDLLQQPVILTQPAAKSLYTKTTGSMWLYIGQAILCRCQSAI
- a CDS encoding Retrotransposon-derived protein PEG10: MELPDPYKGSTRGQKATQWLDRMFLWVALHCHQFDKVEQMVVWILYHTEDKAAVLDMVKTDQYKWLHAGPSPNLALPLINNIIKGEGSAPKNIQALGVYFKEAFANPDTKWAAVQKIASLAQTTSTAEYVPKLCKLIGELDCNKEAYIAQFTRGLHWKVKELLSTKYNIPEELKAIFVVAIKIDNTCCKNEKNCPKSKGKTLITATTSTTTTTH
- a CDS encoding Retrotransposable element Tf2 protein, with the translated sequence MDLHMHDYPAETLQTLINSRATSNFISPCIVEKLKIPKSLLKNPQVVRMLDSTISLTGSIWDQVQLAVLANGHSHSIPFLFCPIGNTPAILGMTWLTQESPLIDWQQGIVTFPKYSNIALEEEANPSPTNNLPIQYHKFASVFGEEEFKVLPLH
- a CDS encoding Retrotransposable element Tf2 protein; this translates as MNNLFRDFIEITVVIYLDNILIFSENPKDHPGHVREVLSRLMKNQPFCKLSKCHFHVTTVNYLGIVIFPKGFSTDQIKVEAVTSWLTPRTVKEVQAFLGFVNYLQCCIPNFSTVAQPLHNLTKKDTPWSWDTATEEASQELETLVTNSPVLICSNPKLPYYLETDASEVAMGAILSQRSSNEANYNPHNKELLAIIKALEEWYIFLEATHSPIQVFMDNRNLEYWMNARNYNQRHTQWQIFLSDFNFEIHYQLGKQSGKPDALSKRLDYRDLEQEPEVIPPLEIFALYTPKVQTVQALKSKP
- a CDS encoding DDE superfamily endonuclease, with translation MMEAQCNWAGDNTNRNWDWVAWVDKTTLNTGEQLEQPRVTGKKGEVYLPKYMKKGDLFWLELFPWAVGKNGHVSGGGLTSEGYAKQITNGPLNQFLADLEVEQGHKILVVEDGAAAHRGIAAQCAQKELGIEQLPHSSNAPDLNPIEPLWNIFKKHVFKIPGACKNLDKLWKAAKMVWDAFTEEGINKYTDRMDAHVEAVKVAKGCPTEF